The window GTAACGGTTTTACCACTACCGCTTTCCCCAACAAGACCAAGAATTTTCCCTTTTTTTATACCAAAATTAATATCCTGAACAAGCGTGGTCAAACCTTCTCTGGTTCTTACCTGCACATTTAAGTCTCTGACATTTAAAATGTTTGGCTCATTTGTTTCCATTTTTCAACAGTCCTTTTTAATTAGCGTCGTATAACACCAAAACGTTCTGATAATGCTTCTCCCAATAAATTAAAGGTAACAACGACTAGCATAATCATTAAACCCGGATAAAGCATTAATGCTGGATTTGTCCGGATATATGACTTTCCTTCGTGAATCATCGCTCCCCACTCTGCTATAGGGGGTTGAACACCTAACCCTAGAAATGACATGGAGGATAAATCCATAATAGCCCACCCAATTTCTAATGTTCCCATTACCGCTAACGATGGAAGAACATTTGGAATGATATGTTTCTTCATAATTGTCCATTGAGAAGAACCACTTATTTTAGCTGCAGCAATATAGTTTTGTTCTTTCAGGCTTAGGACCATTCCTCGGATTACTCTTGCGTAATAAACCCATTGGACGAGAATTAAACCTAAAATGACTTGTTTAAGACCAGCTCCCCAAATACCAACAAAACCAAGAACAAGTAAAAGATTTGGGATCGCCATCACCCCATCACCGAATCTCATTAACAATTGATCAACCCAACCACCTTTATATCCAGCAATGATACCAATGATTAAACCAATACTTAAAGATGACATAAAAATCAACATAGCAAACCCGAGCGAAATACGAGCGCCAAATAGGATACGTGATAACGTACATCGACCTAAATGATCTGTTCCTAATGGGTAATTCGAAGAGGGTGGCTGTAGTTTATGAGCTAAATTAACAGCGATGGGGTCATTAGGTGCAAGCCATGGAGCAAGGATCGTGATTAAAAACAACCCGCACAGTATTACAGAACAGATGAAAATCATTTTTTGACTTTTTAATCTATCACGAAACTTTGCAATCATTGATACTGCCTTCCTTTGCTAGAAATACGTGGGTCAATATACATTTGGATAAGATCGACAATTAAGTTGCAGATGAGGAATAAACTTGCAGCTAATAGGACATAGCATTGAATGATAGGGACATCACGATTAAAAATAGCCTCAATAAAATAGCGCCCAAATCCTGGCCACGAAAACACTGCTTCTACAATGATAGCTCCAGTCATCAGTTTCCCTATATTCATTCCAAGTCCAGAAATCATAGGGGAAATGGCGATTCTTAAAATATGCTTTCCCATTATGATTTTTTCATCAATTCCTCTCGTCCGTGCAAAAAGAACATATGGTTCTTGTAAAATTTCAAGTACACTTGCACGTAAAAGTCGAGTATATAAAGCTATTAAAGGTAAAGCCAAAGTTACAGAGGGTAAAATTAAATGTTTCCAAGTTCCTATGCCTTCTACAGGTAAAAGGTCTAGTTTTACAGAAAAGAAAAAAATGAGTAAATATCCAAGCCAAAAGGAAGGTATGGATGCCCCCAAAAAGGAGAGGAATCGACTAAAATGGTCAATTGCACTGTTCTTCTTTATACCAGCTAAAAAACCAAGAGGGATACTTACTAGGATCGCTATGATGATACTCCCTATCGTTAACTGAATAGTTGCTGGCAATCGAGAAGAAAGCTCTTCCCATACAGGTTTATTCGTAACATAAGATAGGCCAAAATCAAATTGGCCTATTTTAATAACGGAGTTCACATATTGTACAAGGAGAGGTTGATCTAAGCCAAACTCATGTCTTTTTTGGGCTAATACCTTATCTGTAGGTTGGATATGTGCAGCAGTTAAATATGCCTCAGCAGGATCAACTGGTGATAGGTTAATCATTCCAAATGTTAGCAAGGTAGCCAACAGGAAAATTGGAATGATTGTCACAATTCGTTTGACGATATAAGTCCCCATAAGAAATTCTCCTGTCGCTTACTCTTTGATACTAATACTTGTAAATGGATGTTCATCTCGGTTAGCAGGGAATGCGAAATTAGAAACATCCTTTTGATAGATTGCAATTTTCTTAATATAAGAAATCGGTACAATTGCACCTTGCTCTTGTAGTGAAACTAAAATTTCAGTGTATAGTTTTTGACGTTCATTTTCATCAGTGGATTGTTTAACCTCAGCTATTTGTTTCAGTAACTCCTCCTTATTAGGATAAGCTGAAATCGCTTCATTAAATCCAAATCCTTTTGTGGCAACAATGTTTACGAAGGTATGTGGGTCATATGGAGCACCATAGTTACTAAAGAAATTCAATTCGAACTCATTTTTTTTGAATCTTTCTACTTGAGTGGTAAGCTCAACTCCGACAATATTTAGTTTTACACCTAATCCCGCCCACTCAGACTGTAATGTTTCAGCCATTGTTTTTTGGATTGATTCAGCTGAGTTGAACATTAACTCGATCTCAAGTGGTTTCCCATCTTTTTCACGAATAGCTTTACCTTCTGGCAACTTCCAGCCTGCTTCATCTAATAATTGTTTTGCTTTCTTAACATTGTAATTAACCTTGGCAACATCAACATTTGATGTGTATGGTAAGTTTGTTGGTAAGATATAGTCAGCCTTCTCTTCCAAACCAGATGTCACGCCCTCTACCATTGCTTGTTTATTAAATCCATAATGTAATGCTTGACGAACACGTATATCAGAAAGCTGTTCTTTATTCGTATTCATAACTAGTTGTCGAGTGGCGACTGGTTCTGAAATACTAGTCTTATAGGAGCCTGTGGATTCTAATTGTTTGAAGGAATCTAAACTGATAACACCCTCACCATATATAAGGTCTAAATCACCTTTTTCAAAAGCAAGTACGCGTGTTTCCGCGTCGGGAATGATTTTGACTTTAATTTTCTCTACACTTGGGAGCTCGCCCCAATAATTTTCATTACGTTTAAAAATAGCAAATTCATCTACTTTGTATTCATCCAATACCCATGGGCCTGTCCCGACTGGTTTTGCTACACCTTTTGAAGTGTCACCATCTTGTGGAAATCCAGCTTCTCCTAGGAATCGAACCGGGCGTACGACAGCTAACTCCTGAATAGTAGGGTAATACGGTTCTTTTAATGTTAATTTAAACGTATACTCATCTACGATTTCTGTTTGAGCGATTTTTGAAATAAATCCTAACCAACTATGCGAATTTATATTTTTTAAAATAGCATCAAAGTTCTTTTTCACTATTTCTGCATTAAAACTTGTCCCATCAGAAAACTTCACATCTTTACGTAAATTGAACAAATATTCTTTGCCATCTTCAGAAATTTTCCAAGATTCCGCTAAATGCGGTTTTAGCTCTCCTCCATCCTGGTAGCTAACTAAAGGTTCATATACCATAGATTGAGCAAATAATTGAGATGGATTGTAAACATGTGGATTCAATTCACCTATATCCCTGGGCCAAGCAAAAGTAATCATATTGTCTCTTTTACTGGTAGATTCTGATTTTTCTACTGATTCACTAGAACAACCAAGTAAAGCCAAGGATAAAATAACAATCATTATTGACATAAGTTTAAATCTTTTTTTATTTATTCGGTTTGACATAAGTATAGCTCCTTCTAATTGATAATGATAACTATTATCAATAGTAGAATTGAAACATATGATTGTCAATATGATTTCAAACTTGTCACAAAGTAGTCAAATTATTAATGTTTATTATAGTGCATAAAGTATTTATTCTTGAGGTTAGACCAGTTTCAAGGCATTAAAAAGCCGACTGATCCTTAATAGACCAATCGGTTATACAAAATATTTATCTATGTTTTCAACACACAATTCTATACGTTAAGCATCTACACTTTCTACTTTGTCTGCCTGTCTAGAGTGTAATTTTTTCATTGCAAATCTTGCTACCGGCTGCGCAATTAACAAATCGCTACCATTCACCCATTTAGTACTTGGTAGTAAATGCACTCGTACTTCGACATTTGTAACTACCAAATCTTGACCTAATTAGTAATTATAATTTTGTGCAGTAGTTTTGGTCATTATAAAGTCTATCTGTTCTTCATCACCCATATAAAAAGAGTGGGCTCCAGCTTGGACAAACCCCATTTTCTTATAAAAAGCAAGAGCATTTTCATTTTTTTCCCATACACCTAGCCAGATTTTCTTTTTATTACGTTCTATAGCAATTTCCATAGCTGTATTTAGCAGATATTTGCCAAGCCCGTGTTTTTGAAATTTACTCCTGATATAAATCCTTTCGATTTCAAGTGATTCATTGCCCATTTTTTCAGTTTGAGCACCATCGATATTGACCTTTAAATATCCAGCCACTTCATTTTTAAAATAAACAAAAAAGAATTGCGAAGAAATATTGATTAATTCTTTTTCTAATTGTTTTAAGTTTAATGCCCTTTCCAAATAGACTTTCATATTTTCGGGTGAGTTCTGATGCATAAATGTTTCATTAAATGTTTCATAACTAATTTCTTGAAGTGTGTGCAAATCTTCAAGGCCACACTTTTTTATATTTATAGTCATTTAAATATGTCGCTCCTTTAAATAATCAATAATTTCTCTTGTTTCCCTTTTTTACAAATTCCCAGTCTTTTTCTATATTTTTCCTTACCTTTTGAAGAAGATTGAAAATGGTTTCTACTTCTCTTTCGGAAAAACCCTCTAATGCAACAGTATCGGAATAATCATGTTCTCTTTTGATAAAAGGATAAACTTTTTGCCCTTTTTCTGTAGGAAAGAGCTTCTTTATTTTCTTGTTATGTTGATCGTCTTTCTTTTCAATAAAACCATTCATTTCAAGCTTTTTTATAGCACGAGCAGCTGTTGTTCGATCTACTTTTATCATCTCAGCTAACTTTTCCTGAATAATTCCCGGGTTTTCACATATACGGACAAGGTATAAATACTGCCCTTTTGTAAGGTCAAATTCTTTAAATTCTATATTACTTATAGAATCTAATGCCCTTGCTATCATTCCAATTTCTCGTAAAATTTCTTTCATGATTATCTCCTTAACCTCATTATTTGTTGCATTTACTATAAAATTAATATAAATTAAATTTAGCCTAATTTTATTGCATTTGCAACAAAATCATCATGGTCATATTAATCTAAAGGGACTGAAAAAAAATGAATGTAAAAAGAATAACGATTGATGAAGATTTAAGGGCAGCATTTGCTATTCGGAAACAAGTATTTGTGAAAGAACAAGGCGTACCACTAGAAGATGAATTTGATCAATTTGATACACTCAATGGACATTGCCAACACATATTAGTCCATTACAATGAACAACCGGTCGGTACGGGAAGGATAAGGTTTTTGCATGGAGTAGGAAAATTGGAGAGAATCTGCATTCTTAAACCTTACCGTAAATTTGGTCTTGGAAAAATCGTTATAAAAACGTTAGAAGAAATAGCGGAAGAACGGGGAGCCTCGCAGGTTAAATTACATGGACAAACGCAGGCAGAAGGATTTTATAAAAAACTAGGGTTTAGGACTTCTTCTACAATCTTTATGGAAGATGGAATCCCACATATTCTCATGCTCAAAGAATTATCTTCTAAAAAATGATAACGAGGTCGGTTAAAGCCAAATATGTTGTTTATGTAATAGGAATATTACTATTAACCCTGGGTATTTCTTTCACTATACAATCAGACCTTGGAACTTCACCCTTTGATGCGCTTTTGGTAGGACTATCCTTAAATGTGGGGCTAACTGTGGGAAGTTGGGAAATTATAATAGCTTTAATATTAATAGGTTGTAATTCATTTTTAAAAAGACAAAGACCAGAAGTTTTAGGGTTATTAACAGCATTTATAACCGGTATCGGTATTGATATGTGGCTTTATTTATTGCACAGTTTTATAACACCCGAACAAGTAATCAGCAAAGTTATTTGTTTTGGAATTGGCTTGGTTGTTATAGGACTAGGAACTGCAACATATTTACAAACAAATTTTGCACCGATTCCAATTGACCGTTTAACATTAATCCTACAAGAATTATCTAGAACAAATTTATTTTTTTCGAGAACATTCATTTACCTCGTATTCTTGATATTAGCAATAATTTTCCATGGACCAATTGGAATTGGAACTTTATTAACCGTTTGTTTAGGAGGACTAATACTTAATCAATTTATGCCACTTACTAAAAGAGTAATAGAACGCGTATTAACAATACTCTAGGACATCACGAAATTATGATAATGATAAACACCATTCAATTTAGAATAGTCAGATTGTCAAGAAAGAGTATTCAGTATTTTTCTCGGCAATTTTTTATTTATCCTGCTAATTGGCCTGTTGATTTCCGCTCCAGGTGCTCGCTTTCCGCGGGGCGGGCGCTGAGCCTCCTCGGCGTTACACACCTGCGGGGTCTCACCTGTCCCGCTGCTCCCGCAGGAGTCGAGCACCTTCCGCTCCAATCAACCTAAATTAAATCACCCTGACCATTCAATTTAGAATGGTTTTGATTTTTCTTGTTCAACTAACCATCCTGTGCTTTAAATACAGAATTTCACTATCCCTTCTAAACTTTAATCTAGATATCTTATTAAAAGATTTCTATTTATATGTATACATCATCCAGAATCCTATATCTTTAAATCCGATTTTTTTATAGATTGCTCCAGCTTCAGGATTATCATAGAACAAACAGAGATCTTTCCCTTCGAGTAACAGTTCATTACAAAGCTTGAGCATACATTTGGTTGCATTGCCCTTTTTCTTATAGTTTTCTAATGTAGCGACAGCTACAACCATTGCGGACATAGAATTTTCTGCTGCAGTTGATGCTGTTGATACCATTTTTCCATCTGCTAAAATAAAAAATGAACGCGAAGTTCCATCCTTCAATTCACGATATTTTCTTTCTACTGTTAGGGTTGATTCAAACTCTGGAATTGAGTTTATCAATTCAACAAGGGCTTCTGCATCTTTAGAAAGGGCTTTTTGAACACTTTTTAAATCTATATTATTTATATTACCATCTAGTTTTGTACATTTAGCATAATAACTTTGCCTCTTCCTCTTAAGCTCTTGTTTCAGGAAGGGCTCAATTTGTTCAGTAAATTCCTTTAATCCGGACATCATTTTAAAATCAGGATCATTAGACATAATTTCTGCGAATCCCATAGCATTAAAGGATTCCGCCGCAAATGGAATATAGTTTTCCTCGAATTTTAACAAAACAGCTACTAGCTCTCCACTTTCATTAAATTCTCCCCAAACTTTTTGGAATTCTTGGTCAAACCCATATGCTTCAATGTCGCCAATGATAAATAAATTTTCAGCTGGCATAGTTTTTATCAATTTAAAACAAACCTCTTGGTCATTTTCGTTAAGTCTTCTAATCATTTTGGTTTCTCCTCCTATGTTCTATGGTTCCTTTACATCACCAACTTGTTTAGTTTATTTTAACTTTCTTTTATAACGGGAACATTTTATTTAATTACAATATATTGTCTATTCTCACTTCTCAATATAATGAAGGAGTATATCAATAATTAAAGACCCATGACAATTTTTGTCATGGGTTTCACTGGTGGTGGCGAATTACTTTGCGTTTCCATACAAAAAAAACACGGTAACTTGTGATTAAGTTCACTAAGATTTTCTTTTAGAGTATCACTTGCTTTTTAAGCTATTTAAACTTATTTGAATAAATTATGGTGCTTCAAACCAATTAAAAGTCTGTAACAGTACTGACTTTAACGGCACTGACTTTAAACCCCGGCATTCTGCATGTTGGGTCTAATTCTTTTGACACGAGGCGATTGACATTTTGGGAATCGTCCCAATGAATGGGGATAAAAACCGTGTCTTGACGGATCGCTTCTGACCATTTGCTTCTGACAATAATGCTTCCTCGTCTAGATTCAATCTTCACTAAAGAATGATCTTGAATTCGGTATTTCAGCGCTGTTGTAGGATGAATTTCCATGAATGATTCGAAATTTCTTGCTGCTAATGACGGACTTTTTCTTGTTTGTACCCCTGTTAAATAATGTGACATAATCCTTCCTGTCGTCAAATAGAGTGGAAAATCTTCATTCGGTTGTTCTTTCGGAACAGCCGGGTTATTTGGAACAACAATCATAGACGCCTTCCCATCAGGAAGCGGAAAAGATGTTTCAAATATTCGTTTTGTCCCTTTATGGTCTATTTCTGGGCACGGCCACAAGATGCCACCCTCCGCCCTTAAGCGCTCATACGTAATACCGTAGTAGTCAGCCATTCCACCGCGGCTCGCTACCCTTAATTCATTAAATATCTCTTCCGTAGATGAAAAGGAAAAATATTTCCCTTTTCCAAGAACACGGGCGATGTCACAAATAATTTGCCAGTCATGCTTAGCTTCTCCCGGAATCGGATAACTCGCTTCCCTCAGTGTTACTCTCCCTTCCAGATTGGTCATGGTGCCCTCATCCTCTAAATAAGATGTAGTTGGCAAAATAAGATTTGCTAGCTTAGCAGTTTCGGAAACAAATAAATCGACTACCACAAAAAACTTTAATTTCTTCAATGCCTCCTTGACGAAATTCGCGTTCGGATTAGAAACGACGGGATTAGAACACATTAGAAGCATACCGGTAATCTCGCCTTCATGAACTTTCTCCATCATTTCGTAAGCTGATACCCCTTTGCCCGGTAGCTCGTCTTCGTTGATTCCCCACACACCGGCAATATACTCCCGATGTTCTTTGTTTTCAATCGAGCGATACCCCGGAAGCTGATCTGCCTTTTGACCGTGCTCCCGAGCTCCCTGCCCATTCCCCTGACCAGTGATTGCTCCATAACCGGAGGAAGGCTTCCCTATTTTACCTGTAGCAATAAGAATATTCAGTAAATTCCGAACAGCTATAGACCCATCTGTTTGTTGTTCCACTCCTCTTGCTGTAAAAATCATACCCGTTTCCTCACGACCGAATACCACAGCCGCTTTGCGAATTTGATCGACTGGAATACCGGTCAGTTGGCCAATTTCTGCTAAGTTCAATGAAGATACATGCACCTTCACTTCCTCAAAGCCGTTCACTCTTTCAGCAACAAAGTCTTCATCGATATAGTTTTCTTCGATGATGACTTTTAAAAGTCCATTCGCTAAGGCAGCATCCGTTCCCGGTTTTACTTTTAAGTGCAAATCCGCGATTTTTGTCGTAGCCGTTTCTCGTGGATCAATGGCGATAATATACGCGCCATTTTCCTTCGCTTTCTGAAAATATGGCATAATGGTCGGCTGACATTCGGCAATGTTCGTACCAGCTAAAATAATACACCGTGCGAATGGAACTTCTGTTAAGGCGTTAGTCAGCCCCCGATCCATTCCGAACGTTTGGCTTGCTGCCGAAGCAGCTGCGGACATACATAAACGGCCGTTATAATCAATGTATTTTGTTTTTAATGCCACACGTGCAAATTTACCGAGTAAATACGCCTCTTCATTCGTAATCGAGGCACTGCCATAAACTGCTAGTGCATTCATACCATCTTCAGATTGAATTTTGTTGAAATTTTCTTTAATATGATTCAGTGCTTCCTCCCAGGAAATACGAACAAATTTACCATCCACCTTAAATAATGGATGCTTGATTCTGTCATCATGAAAAGCATGCTGATGTGCATTGATCCCTTTAATACATAAACGCCCCTCGGAAGTTGGATTGTCCTTTCCAATTGTCGTGTGCTTTTTCCTTGTAACAATTGATTGTTCAATCAATTGCATTTTACATTGCATACTGCAATAGGGACATTGTGTATCATATACTTTTTCTGATTGAACTTCCTGCTGCTTCATCCGAAAGTATTTTAATAACAACTCAGTCAATTTACCTCATCCTTCGCTCACTTATTTTCTCTATTCACTTTTCCGCTGAATAACGTAATATAAGTGCCGTCATATAGTTCACCTATGGTATATGGTATATCGTTTATCCCTTTTGAGCCATCCTCTTTCTCCAAGACTTATCCTCATCTAACCTCTTTAACAGCTGATGACGAAGCTCTTGATCAAATAGCACTTCCCTTACATGGATTAAGCCAAGTCGTTCCAGCCACTCCCAAGTACGCTCCAAATAATTGCCTGTCTCTCGATAATATTGGATAAAACCGCTGATAACCTCCATCGCTTCATCTTTTGTCCCCGCAACACATAGCAATTCTCCGACTCTTACATTGCGCCCACTGCTGCCACCGACATAAATTTCCCACCCTCTGTCAGTCCCAATTACCCCGATATCCTTTGTTGTCGAACCCGCCCCATTATGCATGCAAGAAGATACACCGATTTTGACACGATATGGAGTCGTTACAAATTCTGTTTTCTTCTCTAATTTGACTGCCAACTTTAGAGATGGATATTTATTACATTGGCAAACATGTTCGCCAATACACGTTTTTACATTTTGAACCATATTTTTATACGTAGAACTTAAAGGCATGTTCAAATCGGCCCATACACCTGACAAGTCTTCACTCTTAATACCCATTAAATGTATTCTTTGTTCGCTGGTAACTGCCACATTTGATATAGCGTATTTTTCAGCCACATTTGCAATTTTTCGTAATTGCTCTGCGGTTGTCATGCCGCCAAACATTTGCGGAATAACTGAGTACGTACCATTATCCTGAACGGTTGCATTCATTCTTTCGCTAACGAAAAGAATCTCTTGTTTACTTTCATACTCTGGAAAAATCATTCCTAAATAATAGTTCAAGGCAGGTCGACACGTTGAACAGCCTTGCTTGTTTTCCCATTCAAGTTTATCCATCACTTCTTCCACTGAAGTCAATCCCAGCAGCTGCATCTCGTGCACCACTTCGTCTTCCATTAGCGATGTACAGGAGCACATCGACTTTTGTTCCATTTCCTCATCATGTTCGTCACTCTGGATATAGGAAAGAAGATCCGTTACCAACCGCTTACAACCTCCGCATGAACCAGAGGCTTTCGTACATGTTTTGACCTGTTCAATCGTTGATAGGCCTTCCTTTTGAACCGCCTCGATGATCATTCCTTTTGTCACTATGTTACAATTACAAATGATTTCGCTATACGCCATGGAAGCAACCGAATGTTCGTCTCCATTTGACGACTGAAGCAAAAGGACTTTTTCTGCATCCAACACATCTTTTTTCTTAATAATCATCTCCAACAGCCTTGTTCCATCCCGCGTATCTCCAAACAATACAGCTCCAACCATTTTACTGTCTTGAAAGACGATCTTTTTATAAATACCGACTAATTCATCAAAGATGGTAATCTCCTTTGTTGTTTTCCCCCCCGCAAACTGGCCGACTGAAAATACATTAACACCCGAAATCTTTAGGTGCGTGGATAAAATCGATCCTTCATAACCTTTACAATCGATACCGCAAATGTGTTTGGCCAGTACTTGCCCCTGCTCATAAAGGGGTTTGACCAACCCGTACACCATTCCCCTGTGTTCCACGCATTCCCCAACAGCGTAAACATTAGGAGTATTGGTCTTCAAATAGTCATTCACAATGATGGCACGGTTTGTTTCAATGCCGCTGTCCTTTGCTAACTGAACATTCGGCCTAACCCCTACAGCCATCACGACCAAGTCAGCCTCCACTTCCGTTCCGTCCTTAAAACGCAAACCCTCTACCCGTTGGTTTCCGATAATCTTTTGTGTCTCCTTTTCTAAAAGAAAGTTCATTCCTTGACTTTCCAACTCTTTTTGCAGCATTTTGGCAGCAGTTGGATCAAGCTGCCTTTCCATTAAATAGCGGGCAATATGAACTACATTCACTTCCATCCCAAGATTCAACAGTCCTCTCGCTGCTTCTAAACCCAATAATCCACCCCCGATCACAACTGCTTTTTTATATTTTTTCGAGGTTTCAATCATTTTCCGGCAGTCTTCAATCGTTCGAAATGCGATAACCCCTTCTTTATCCGCACCCGGAAGCGGAAGATGAAATGGAACAGAACCAGTTGCCAAGATCAGTTTGTCATATGAAACTTCCCGGTCTTTATCCGACCGTACCAGTTTTTTTTCTTTATTGATTTTTATCACCGTTTCTCCTGTAAACAATTGAATATGATGCTCTTCATACCAATCACGATCATTTATCGTAATATCTTCGACCGACGTCATGCCCTGCAGCACGGTCGACAATAAAATTCGATTATAATTGGCGTGCGGTTCACTTCCGAAAATAGTAATCTCAAAAGCATCAGGATCATTCTTTATTATTTCCTCAATACAACGCACACCCGCCATACCGTTCCCTATTAAAACTAGTTTTTGTTTAGTCATTTCTAAACCTCCAGCCGATTGTAAAAAATGAGAGTCCATATCGTTATAGGACTTATTATTTCATAAAATCCAGATTAATAAATTATTTATGTCATATTATCTTACATGAATTGTGACAAAACTCACTGTAACAGTCTATCCTTTAACCAAGAACGAAACAAAAACTTTACAACCAGGGAGGTATGAAGATATAAAAAATATTGGTCTATTTTCATTTTTAGTATGGGTTGGAAAGGTCATCTTTCCAAAAAATCAAACGATCAGATTGTAATTAAAAATCCATTTATTCACTTGCGCACTTACTAACAATCAGAAATTCATATGTTAAAAGGAGAGAAACATTATGAAGTTATCCGATCTTAAAAAAAGCGGTCATGCACCGTCTCTATTCGCCTCATTTTTATACTTTGATGTCAGCTTTATGATCTGGGTTTTATTAGGAGCTCTAGGGGTATATATCACAAAAGATTTCGCTCTTTCACCCGCAGAAAAAGGCCTCATTGTTGCCGTTCCTATTCTTGGCGGCTCATTCTTCCGTCTCGTCCTCGGCGTCTTAACTGACCGGATTGGGCCTCGAAAAACAGCAATTGGCGGAATGATTGTAACGATGCTCCCGCTTGCATGGGGATGGTTATTCGGACAGACACTTACAGAACTTTACTTAATTGCAATCCTGCTTGGTGTAGCAGGTGCAAGTTTTGCTGCAGCATTACCGATGGCGAGCCGCTGGTATCCGCCGCATTTACAAGGATTAGCGATGGGAATCGCAGGTGCAGGTAACAGCGGAACGTTATTTGCTACTTTATTTGGACCGCGTCTTGCAGAACATGTCGGCTGGCACGGCGTGATGGGAATAGCTCTTATTCCTCTATTAATTGTATTAACTATTTATGTCCTTATTGCAAAAGATGCACCTTCACAGC of the Bacillus sp. 1NLA3E genome contains:
- the nasC gene encoding assimilatory nitrate reductase catalytic subunit NasC — its product is MTELLLKYFRMKQQEVQSEKVYDTQCPYCSMQCKMQLIEQSIVTRKKHTTIGKDNPTSEGRLCIKGINAHQHAFHDDRIKHPLFKVDGKFVRISWEEALNHIKENFNKIQSEDGMNALAVYGSASITNEEAYLLGKFARVALKTKYIDYNGRLCMSAAASAASQTFGMDRGLTNALTEVPFARCIILAGTNIAECQPTIMPYFQKAKENGAYIIAIDPRETATTKIADLHLKVKPGTDAALANGLLKVIIEENYIDEDFVAERVNGFEEVKVHVSSLNLAEIGQLTGIPVDQIRKAAVVFGREETGMIFTARGVEQQTDGSIAVRNLLNILIATGKIGKPSSGYGAITGQGNGQGAREHGQKADQLPGYRSIENKEHREYIAGVWGINEDELPGKGVSAYEMMEKVHEGEITGMLLMCSNPVVSNPNANFVKEALKKLKFFVVVDLFVSETAKLANLILPTTSYLEDEGTMTNLEGRVTLREASYPIPGEAKHDWQIICDIARVLGKGKYFSFSSTEEIFNELRVASRGGMADYYGITYERLRAEGGILWPCPEIDHKGTKRIFETSFPLPDGKASMIVVPNNPAVPKEQPNEDFPLYLTTGRIMSHYLTGVQTRKSPSLAARNFESFMEIHPTTALKYRIQDHSLVKIESRRGSIIVRSKWSEAIRQDTVFIPIHWDDSQNVNRLVSKELDPTCRMPGFKVSAVKVSTVTDF
- the nirB gene encoding nitrite reductase large subunit NirB, which translates into the protein MTKQKLVLIGNGMAGVRCIEEIIKNDPDAFEITIFGSEPHANYNRILLSTVLQGMTSVEDITINDRDWYEEHHIQLFTGETVIKINKEKKLVRSDKDREVSYDKLILATGSVPFHLPLPGADKEGVIAFRTIEDCRKMIETSKKYKKAVVIGGGLLGLEAARGLLNLGMEVNVVHIARYLMERQLDPTAAKMLQKELESQGMNFLLEKETQKIIGNQRVEGLRFKDGTEVEADLVVMAVGVRPNVQLAKDSGIETNRAIIVNDYLKTNTPNVYAVGECVEHRGMVYGLVKPLYEQGQVLAKHICGIDCKGYEGSILSTHLKISGVNVFSVGQFAGGKTTKEITIFDELVGIYKKIVFQDSKMVGAVLFGDTRDGTRLLEMIIKKKDVLDAEKVLLLQSSNGDEHSVASMAYSEIICNCNIVTKGMIIEAVQKEGLSTIEQVKTCTKASGSCGGCKRLVTDLLSYIQSDEHDEEMEQKSMCSCTSLMEDEVVHEMQLLGLTSVEEVMDKLEWENKQGCSTCRPALNYYLGMIFPEYESKQEILFVSERMNATVQDNGTYSVIPQMFGGMTTAEQLRKIANVAEKYAISNVAVTSEQRIHLMGIKSEDLSGVWADLNMPLSSTYKNMVQNVKTCIGEHVCQCNKYPSLKLAVKLEKKTEFVTTPYRVKIGVSSCMHNGAGSTTKDIGVIGTDRGWEIYVGGSSGRNVRVGELLCVAGTKDEAMEVISGFIQYYRETGNYLERTWEWLERLGLIHVREVLFDQELRHQLLKRLDEDKSWRKRMAQKG